The genomic stretch GGGCTGGCGTCGCTACTGCTCCAAAGGTCATCTAGATCAATATCGACGTCGGGGGCTGTGGGGGGAGCCGCGGGGGTGTTGAGATCGAAGTCGAAGTCGTCGGCTGCGATCGCAGCCTCAGCCTGATCCCCAACCGTCTCACTCAGTTCTGGGCCATTCTCAAAGTCGAGACCAAAGTCTGCAATCTCCTCAGTGCCACTGTCGGCGGCCCATTGCTGAGCTTCTAAATCTAAAGCGGCCTGATCGGCAGCGGCAAAATCTAGGTCTAGGTCGCTAGTGCTGGTGCTTGGGTCAAAGTCGAGCTCATTGCCCGCCCCAGTGGGCGCATCATCAAGACCAAGATCCAGATCTAACGCATCAGCAGTAATGGGTTCTTCGCCGCCTAGATCAAAATCCAGGTCAGTGTCAGCCTTGACAGTGGGTGATTGGTCTGGGCCTAGATCCAGGTCTAAATCATCGTCATTGAAGCCAAGATCCAAATCCAATGCATTAGTAGTAGCGGATTCTTCGCTACCTAGATCAAAATCTAGACCGGTGTTAGCCCCGGCAGCGGGTGATGGGTCTAAGCCTAGATCTAGGTCCAAATCATCGTCATTCAGGCCAAGATCCAGATCTAATGCATCAGCAGTGATAGGGTCTTCGCCGTCTAGATCAAAATCCAGGTCAGTGTCAGCCCCAACGGTGGGCGATGGGTCTGGGCCTAGATCTAGGTCCAACTCATCGACAGGCGCCCCAGTGACTTCGTCGCCCATGCCTAAATCGAGGTCAAAATCGCTTGCAGAAGCATCTCCCTTAGGAGCATCAATGAAGTCTAGGTCAAGGCCTAGGTTATCTGGGGCGGTGGCGGGTGCCTCCTCAAGGCCTAGGTCAAAGTCCAGCTCAGTGTCGTTGGGTACGGTGCTCGTTGAGTCTTTGGTAAAGCTCAGGTCAGGGGCGGGGGCATCGGCCAAGGCCAGGTCGAGATCAAAATCAGTGGCAGACTCGGCAGCGGCAGGCTCTGAGAACTCTAGGTCAAAATCTAGATCGGTGGCTCCAGCATCGCTCGGCTCTTCACCAAGACCCAGATCGAAATCAAGATCGCTGGCATTGGTAGAGGTGTCGGTGAACTCTAGATTGAAATCGCTTGCGTCGGCAGAGGTGTCGGTGAATTCTAGGCCAAAATCATCGGTGGCCCCCAGATCGGCACCGGCTTCGGAGAGGCTGGTGTCGGTCAGATCGAGGCCAAAGTCGCTGGCGCTATTGTCGGTAAAGCTCAGGTCAAAGTCGGCCGGGACATCGAGATCGAGATCGCTAGAGCCATCGGTAAACCCTAAATCGAGGTCGGCACCGCCAAAGTCATCGCCTAGGGACGCGTCAAAATCGCCTAGCTGATCGAGGTCGAGGTCGGCACCATTGGTGCTATCGAGGTCGAACCCGAGGTCGAGGTCATCACTGGTCGGAGTGGGCGCTAGACCTAGGTCAAAGTCCAGATCGCTAACCGGAGCGTCTTGCAGCACCAGGTTTTCGCTCCAGGCGCTGGTGTCAGCCCCTAGTTGTTTGCCGCTGACGGTCAGCTGTTGAATGGTGGCTAGCTCCAGCCCGGTAATGCCCTTTTTGACATAGGCGACCAGATCAGCCTGGTTGGGAATTTGGGCAGACTCTAGGTTCACCTGGAGGGTGCTGTCGTGTTGCACCACGTGGGCAGTGATACCTTGGGCCTCCAGGTGGCGATTCATCAGAGCCGCGATCGCCTCTGGGTCACCCTGACGGGCCAGTTGCAGAACAGTGGGGGGCGTATTAGACATAGGGGTCTATTGAATTCGATGAATTCAGCGCACAGGCCGGAGAATTCCCTATAGTATGCCCGCGGTGGCTGATATTGACACAATCATTGGCTCACAGGGCGTAAACCTGAGGTAATGTCGTCCCAAATGTTACGGATTTTGTTGATTTAGCTCCTGTAAAGCGCGCTCTAACTGCTGCTGGGCTTCGCCGTAGCGCTGCCAATCGCCCTGCTGAAGAGCCTGCTGGCCGCTTTGGTACGATTCCAGCGCCGACTGCACCAGATCAGACACGGTGCTAGGTGGTGCCGGTTCGGTGCCGGGATCGACGGGAGCGGGCGGTGGGGCAACGGCATCGCCAAAGATGGCGTCTAGGCTTTGGTCGAGGGTTTCTCGCATCACCACGCGATCGTTGTAGGCAACAATCACTCGGCGCAGCTCGGGCAGTTCGCCCTGGTCGGCCCGTAGGTAAATGGGCTGCACGTAGAGCAACGACTGCTCGACGGGGATCACCAGCAGGGTGCCGCGAATTACCCCCGAGCCCTGCTGGCTCCAGAGGGTGAGCTGCTCAGAGATTTCTGGAGTTTGGCTAATGCGGGCCTCAACCTGGGTGGGGCCAAACACTAGCTCCTGCTTCGGAAATTCGTAGAGCAGCAGCCGACCGTAGTTGTCGCCGTCGGAGCCGCCTGCCATCCAGGCGATCATGTTGTCGCGGTTGGCCGGGGTAAAGGGGAGAATTTGCATAAATTCCTCTCCCTCTAGCTGAGGCAGCTTCATAATCACGTAGTAGGGCTCCATGGGTTCCACGGCGTCCTCTTCCCCGTGTTCTGGAAACCGCCAGAGGTCTTCACGGTTGTAGAAGACCTCTGGGTTTTCCATGTGGTAGGCCCGGTACATCTGGGCCTGCACCGTGAAAATGTCCAGGGGGTAGCGCAGGTGCTCGCGATAGTTGGCGGGCAGCTCTTCGATGGGTTTGAAGAGGTCGGGAAAGATCTGGCTGTAGGTAGCCAGCAGCGGGTCGTAGCGATCGCGCGCATAAAACTCCAGGCTGCCGTCGTAGGCGTCGATAAAGACCTTGACGGCATCGCGAATGTAGTTGACGCCGTTGCGCATCAGGGGATTGGTGTTCTCCACCAGCGAGACCATGTCGGTGCGGCGGTTGAGGGGCTCGGAATAGGGGTAGCGATCGCTGCTGGTGTAGCCATCCAAAACCCACTTGATCCGCCCGTCGATCACCGCCGGGTAGGGATCGCTGTCGTAGGTGAGAAAGGGGGCGACGTGGCGCACCCGATCAGTAATCAGCCGGTGGTAGTGAATCCGAGTTTCAGGGCTGAAATAGTTGGAGATCAGCACCCGCACGTTGCCCAGATCGAAGGCGTAGGCCAGCCGCCGCAGCCACGAATTGAGCGGCACGCCGCCCGCCCCGGTGTAGCGGTAAGACGCGTTGGTGTCGCCTTGGGGATAGTCAAACTCGTCGGTGTTGGCCCCGGTAAAGATGTAATTGCGGGTGCTTTCGCCGTAGTAAAGGCGGGGCTGGTCGAGGGGCAAATCGACGGTGCTGCTGGGGGGCACATTGCGAATAAAGAAATCAGGCAGCCCGTTGGGGGTCACCTGGTTGACCGGGCTCATCACAATCCCAAAGCCGTGGGTAAATTTGAGCTGGCGGTTGATCCAGTTTTGGGCCTCGGGGGGTAATTGCTCGACCGGCAGCTCGCGAGCCGAAATGGTCACCTGGCGGTAGTCGCCGTTGAGGGTGTAGCGGTCAACATCCACATCCTCAAAGTTGTAGTAGAGGCGAATTTCTTGCAGCTGCTTGTAGGTGCTGAGCAGCGGAGCGTAATCCCACAGGCGGATGTTGCCGATGGTGGGCTCGTTGGCGTCGAGCACCGCACGATCGAGGCTGTTGTTGGCGGGGAAGGGCTCTGACACCACGCTGGTAAGGTTGTAGGCCGCGCGGGTAAAGGCAATATTGTGCTCGATGTAGGGGCGCTCCATGGTGAGCTCGTTGGGCTCAACCACAAAGTTTTGCTGAAACCAGGGATACATGCCGTTAACCAGCACCAGTACGCCCAGGTAGATCACAATGCCAAAAATTGGCAGCGAAAAGCCGCTACGCCCCAGAGCAATCAAAAACAGCGCCGCCACCGCCAGGGTGACAAACCCCATCAGCCAAAAAGACTGGAGCCGAGCATGGACATCGGTGTAGCCCGCGCCGAAAATAACGCCGCTGTCAGAGTAGAGCAGCGAGAAGCGGTCGAGCCAAAAGCCCACCGCCAGCAGGGCCGCGATCGCTGCTAGCAGCAGACACAGGTGAGCTTTAGCTTCCCCCGTGAGAAAGTATTTCCAACCGCGCTCGGGGCGCACCTCACCCTTGAGGGCATACACGGCGCTGGCCAGCAGCAGCGACCACACCAGCAGGCCCAGCAGATTGTCTTGCAGCCCCTGCCACAGGGGCAGCTTAAACATATAAAAGCTGATATCGCGCTGAAAGATGGGGTCAGGGGTGCCAAACTCGGTAGGGTTAAGAAATTGCAGCACGGTCTGCCAAGCCGAAGCCGCCCGCAGCGCCACCCCTAGCGACAGCAAAAAAACCAGCCCTACCACCCCCAAATGGGTGAAGCGTTCGATCTGCTGGCGCTGAACTGGGTTGCTGTAGCGGCTCAAAAATCGGTAGACGCGATCGCGGGTTAGCTGCCGCGCGATCTGGTAGTTGGCCCACAGCACTCCGCCGTAAACGACAAACGACCCCACTCCTAGGGCTAGCTGCCACTTGATGCGTACCCAAAACACCGATGCGTAACCTACCGACTCAAACCACCATGACTCGGTGAGCAGATGCACTAAGCTGCTCGAAAAGACCAGCAGCAGAGTGATTGCCACTAGCCAGGGCAGCAGTCGACGGGCCTTGAAGGATTTAGCAGGGGAATAGGTCACAGGTATGGCAGGTAGGGGCGAAGTGCATTCGGGCAAAACCTCTAAACATAGCGCCTGAAGCACCGTTGCTTCTAAAGTCTAGCGATCTGTCTGCTGAGACAAGTCGCCTACTCCTCTAGGCTTAACCTTTTTTTAGGACGGCGATCGCGTTGATGGCCTCTGCGTTGGCTAACCAACCCCGCCTACCGACGGATACTGCCATGCTTGGGTTGACCTGCGATCGCAACAATGTTTCCCCAGCTGATTGTCAACTTTTAATAAGCCCGTGCGGAATGCCCGTAATTTCACGGAAGTTACCTGGGAAACCTAATAGGAATAGCCCTCCCACGGTGCCCCATCTATGAGCGAATACACAGGCATGACCCCTACCGTCATCATTGGCGTGGGGGGCACTGGCAAAGAGATTTTGATCAAAATTCGCCGCATGATCGTGGAGCAGTATGGCTCCCTCGACGCCCTGCCAATCGTCTCGTTTTTGCACATTGACACCGAGCAAAACGCTAAAGTTTCCGAAGCCCAAACAGTCTTGAAGCAAGATATTTCCCTGCGACCCATCGAGCAGGTGTGGGCCAAGGTCGAAGATGCCAAGGCCATTCTCAACAAGCTGTCGGCCTACCAATATTTAGACGAGTGGTTCCCCAGCGAGCTCAAAGGCACCGACTCAATTTTGTCTGGAGCAGGGCAAATTCGCGCCCTGGGGCGGTTTGCCTTTAGCCTCAACTACCCCCTGATCAAGGACTACTTCACCAAGGCCAAGGGGCGCATCGTCGGCCATGAGAAATTCATGCTCGATCGCTGGAAGGTGCAGCTCGACAAGGGCATCAACATCTTTGTGGTCTGCTCGCTCTCCGGCGGCACTGGCTCCGGCATGGTGATGGATCTGGCCTACAACCTGCGCGACTGGGTGCCGGTGTCAGAATTACCCCAGACCAGTGCATTCCTGGTGCTGCCAGGGGCCTTTTCGGGATTGGGCGATCGCGTCATCGCCAACGCCTACGCCGCCCTCATGGAGCTGAACCACTACAGCCGCGGCGACACCCGCTTTGACGCTCAGTACAGCGACAGCCAGAGCGATCGCATCACCAGTCAGAGCGGCCTCGATGTGCCCTTCAACTTCACCTACCTGGTGGGCAACAGCAACGACAAAGTCACCTTCCCCACCCTGGGCGATGTGCTGGAAATGGTGGCCCAGAACGTGTTTCTCGACTTTAGCTCCGGCTTCAGTCAGTACAAAAAGCTGGTGCGCGACAACGTTCGCAAGCACTGGGCCAGCCCTGACGCCTTGGGCTACCCGCAAAACTTCATGAGCTTTGGCCTCTCCAGCATTCAGTTTCCGGTCGAGCGGGTGCTAAACGCCTGCTCGGCCCGCCTGGCCGCCAAGCTAGTGGACTGGTGGAGCAACCCTACCCCTGCCCCAGCGGCGATGTCCGACCTGATTCGCACCGAGATTCTCCCCGGTCTATTTCTGGCCGAATCGGAGCACGACCACCAGGTGATCGACAGCATCAGCATGGGCGACAACAAAAAGCCCTACGCCAAGGAAGTCGCCGACTGGGTAGCCGGGGTGCGCAAGCGCCGCAACGACCTGAATATTCCCTTTGAAAACCTGCAGCGGTTTATCTCTAACGAGCAGGAAAAATATTCTCCCCACTTCAACGACACCGGCACCGATCCCAAGCGCTGGAGCGACTACTTTCAAAAAATGTGGGACAACCTCAGCTGGCTGATCCCCGAAAAGCGCAAGGAGCTGCGGGCGGCGGTCTACCTGATGGTGGAAGATCGTTTCCGGGGGCCGAAGTTCACCCGTCAATTCTTAGAAGTGCTGATTGAGGTGTTTGCCGACTTTCGCAGCAAGTTCGACCAAGACCGACAGAAATACTGGCTACCCCGCGAGCGATCGGCCCAAAACGCCCTGCAAACCCTGCTAAAGCAGATCGACGACCACGCCAAGCAGATGATGATGCTCAACCGCAAGAAAGTCATCGAAGACGACTTTCAAGGCATTATGCAGGCCCTAGAGCAGATCTACGTTTCTAAAGTCGAGGTCAAAGCCCGCACTCTGGGGGTGATGCTGCTCGACGGCCTGCGCGAAGAAATTGACCAGCTCTTGGTCGACCTCACTGCCTTTGAGACGGTGCTAAACAACGTCCAGGTCGAGCTGAAGGATAAGGAGCGCGTCTATACCCGCGAAACCGGCGGCCTGACGGTCAACGGCATTCTGCTCTACGACGAAAAGGAAATCGACGCCGCCTACCGCAAAACCGTCGCCGACCAGGAAGAAACCCTCTGCCAAACCCTCTCCCAGCAGGTGCTCGAAGAACTGCGGGTGCGCCTATTTGACCTCTACCCCTACGACGCCCTCAAGACCAAAGACCTCTACGAGCGGCTGCTGGGTCAAGCGATGGATGTGTTTCGCCGCCGCAGCCAGCTCGACATTTCCACCGCCCGCAAGTTTCTGGAGCAGTACCCCACCGTCGAGATGCAGGAGGCCCAGATCAAAACCACCTTTGAGAAATCGGAAGCCTTTTTGCGCCTTAGCCAGGAGCAAAAGAAGCTGGGCTGGGACGACAAGCTAGAGAAGTACCAAAAACTGGTCGGCATCCAGGGCGGCAGCAAACCCACCGATCCGGCGGTCTCGGCCCTGCTGCCGATGATTCGCAAAACCAGCACCGTCACCGACAAAGAAATTCGCCCCCTCAACGACCCCTACCACATCTACTTTGTGCAGGAGACCGGGGCCTTCCCCCTACGGCTAATTGAGGGCATGGAGCGGATGCGATCGCTCTACCGCGCCGTCAGCCAAGCTGACCACAACCCCCTGCACACTCACCAAGACTATCGCCAGTTTGGCGACGTCATGCCCGAAACCAGCAACGAGCGCCAGGCCCGCTACAACCTGATGCTGGCCAACGCCCTGGGTCTGGTGCGCCGCGAAGACAATCGCGTCACCGGCTTTGCTGAGGTCAAATTCACCTATCGCGACAAGCTCACCGGCTTCGACAAAACTGAGGTCATGGGCGCCACCTGGGAAGAGGCGGAAGACTTTTTGCTCACCGACCAAAACCGTCGCCTGGCCGAAACCTTAGACAATGCCATTCGAGCGATCGGTGAAGAAGCCGCTACTAAACCCCAGAAACAAGCCCTTTACACCCAGGTGATGACCTACCTGCAACAGCAGGAGCAAACAATTCAGGGCGGCTCCGACAGCGACGACTACAAGCGCATCCAAGCCGCCATCTCCAACTTCGTCACTACCCACCGCCTCTTCATCCCCTCGGATGCCCCCGCTACCCCCTCACCCACTACCCCATCACCCGTCACTACATCACCGTCTCCCGCGCCGCCGCCTCCCGCCCTTGACTCCGAGAACTTAGTCAAATACGCCAAGCTAGTCGAGACCTGCTACCGGCGCGGCAATCCCTCGCCCACGGAGCTAGAACTGCTGGAAAAATTCCGGGTAAAGTACAGGGTCTCGGTGGCCGATGCCAATGCGATCGCCGCCCAATACCAGCCCCAAAACACCATCGAGCAAGCCGCAGCCGAATACGGGTTGATGTTCCGCGCCTTCCTCGACAACGACGGCGAAGTTGACCTAGAAGAGCAGGCCCAACTGCTCGACCTCCAAGAAGAACTGGGTCTCACCAACGAGCAGGTTGCCACCATCGAAGACAACGTGCGCGCTGAAATGAACAGACCGTAGGCAGAAAGTTTTGAGTTTTGAATGCTTAGTTTTGAGTTCTTGGCATGCTGTAATCCTAGGTTGGATGCAGTGCCAGCGTAACAACGCTTATAGGGATTATTGGGTTCCACGCCGTTTCACCCAACCTACCCGACTACTTCAACTCAAAACTTAAAATTCAGAACTCCTCCTACCACCCATCCACTCCCTAACCCATCCACCCATTCGCCATGACCGACAGCTTCAACCACGTCACCTGCCCCAAATGCGGCTACGAAGAAAACACCACCACGGCCCAGAAGTGCGAAATCTGCGGCCAACCTTTGAAAAAGAGCAAGTCTATTGCTCCCCTCATCGCCGGGGTTGGGGCGGTTATCTTTCTAGCAGCGCTGGGCTTCACAGGATACAACGCCTTTGTGCGCAAAGATGCGCCGCAGGCTCCGGTTGCGGTGCCGACTACCCCCGCAGCCCCCGCAGATCCCGCCGCCGCTGACTCTGGCACAACCTCTACTGCTGCTACCCCGACGACCACCCTAGGCCAGCCCGCTAATGTGGCTAATGCGCTGAGCTGGGGCGATCGCATCCTCTTTACCGATACCTCTAATGCCGATATGCAGGCGGGGGCTGCTGCCTACGCCTCGGGTGACTATGCCACGGCCGCTGCACGCTTCGAGGCGGCCCGCAACGCTGTTCGCAACGACCCCGAAGCATTGATCTACCTCAACAATGCTCGGATTGGGGCTAATCCTGCCTTGGGCATCGCTGCGGTGGTGCCCATTGGCGATAGCCCCAACACCGCCCGCGAGCTGCTGCGGGGGGTAGCCCAAGCCCAAGATGAGGCGATCAAGGCCGGCACCCCCGTGAAGGTGCTGATTGCTAACGACCAGAACAATGCCGGTCAGGCTGCCGCGATCGCCAACGCTCTAGTTCAAGACCCCGATGTTGTCGGCGTCATCGGCCACGGCACCAGCACTACCACCTTGGCGGCCGCGCCCGTTTACCAACAAGGGCAGCTGCCGATGATCTCTCCCACCAGCACCACTACAGAGCTGACCACAGTGCCCAAAGAGGGCGGCAATTTTGTGTTTCGGGTGATTCCCAGTGATCAGTTCACGGGCACCACCCTGGCCCGCCACATGCTCACCCTGGGCAAGAGCAAACCCATCGTTTACTACAACTCCCAAAGCTCCTACAGCAAGTCGCTGCAAGATGCGTTCTCCACCACCCTAGGCCTAGAAGGGGGACAGGTGGTCAAACTGGTTGATCTGTCCCAGGGCAATCCAACGACGGAGCTGCAGGGCAGTGGGGCCGATGCCGTGGTGCTGCTGCCCGACTCGGCCACCTTTGATGCGGCGATCGCCGTCGCCCAGCTCAACAATGGCCAGCTGCCGGTGCTAGCTGGCGATGCTTTCTACCGCATTGATGCCCTGGAAAAGGGCGGGGCTAGCCTGACGGGCACCGTAGTCACCGTCCCCTGGCATCCACTCAAATCGGCCCCACCTTTTGCCCAGACCGCCTCTGGCCTCTGGGGCGGCGATGTTAACTGGCGCACGGCCCTCAGCTACGACGCGTTTCAGGTCTTGAGTTCAGCCCGCACTGTAGGAAACGTGGCTCCCGACAGCGGTACCTCAGGGCGAGCTGCGCTCGGTCAGGCTTTGGCCACCCAAGGGTTTTCTGCCAATGGATCAACAGGAACAATTAACTTTTTGCCGTCGGGCGATCGCAACACCACCGTCCTGCTAGTCGAGGTTAAACCCGGTACCCGCTCGGGCACCGGCTTCGACTTCGTGCCTCTGCCGTAAGGGAGTAGGAAGTAGATGAACTTGAGAAATATTGAACCCCTTACCCATCTACCCCTCAAAGCTGCCGCGCCGCGCCCGCATACGTAAAGATTCTCTGGGTAACCTGCCGTCTCTGGCCTTCGGCTCTAAATCGGCTGCCCTGTTCCTAAAACTAGCCGGCTGAGCAGGGCTGGATCTTTCCAATACAGGTAAGCAATCCCTAAGAGCAGGAGTAGCGTTGCTGCCAAAAGCCATAGGGGCCAGCGGAGCTGAGCGTTGGGAGGCATGCCCATAACAACCTCATATCGCGTTTTGCTAACTCTACCTTGGTCTAGAGCAGCCCCAAGGACGTTCTCTACACAATGGCTCAACAACGGCGCGGGCGCAGGTTGTTACAATTTTTAAGGGCTTTTGAAAATGAATTTTGCCCTAACGCTGACGTTATGAGGCTCAAGCAAGATAATGGCGATTAATTGCGCAGTAGACTGTAAAGACGGCTGTGTGCTGGGGAACGACTGCCCCAACCTGAAGTACACTGCCGAAGCGACAAAATTTATTTCTGACACCTCCCTTGATGAGATGCTTGAAATGGCCGATGAGGCCGTGCGACGCAGAATGATGGAGCGCGCCTCTCAGCCGCCTAAATGGGTAATGCCGGAGGATTAGACGACTCTAACAGGCTAGTTTGCGATCGCCCCATACTGGTCACAAGGTAGCCCTGTGCTATCGTGTGACAAGCAAGTTGTTAGTTGCATTACCGGCTTGGCTTAGTCCTTAGTTGAGTACATCTCCTTGATAACTTTCTACTTTTTCTCTCTCTATTTGGAGATGTATCCATGTCGATTTATGTAGGGAATTTGGCCTTCAGCGCCACCCAAGACCAGATCACCGAGGTCTTTGCTGAATACGGTGCTGTTAGCCGGGTTAGCCTGCCCACCGATCGTGAGACCGGTCGTCCTCGTGGTTTTGCCTTCGTCGAAATGGAAAGCGAAGCCGACGAAGACAAAGCCATCGAGGCCCTCGATGGTGCTGAGTGGATGGGCCGCGACCTCAAGGTCAACAAAGCTCGCCCCAGAGAGTCGCGTGGCGGCGGTGGTGGCGGTGGCGGCGGTGGCTGGAACAATAGCCGCGGTCGCTAGATAACTGGGTATGGCCAAAGCTCTTGGCCATACCTTAGCCTACGGGCTTTCGAAGTGAGGTATCGCGCTCAGCGATATCCAGTGGTTTTAGGCTGACGCTACTAGAGCGCTGCTTTACCCGCGTTAGCAAATTTTTAGGAGAACTAATGGCCCAGGTTGTATTGGGAGAAGACGAAAACATTGAATCGGCCCTACGACGCTTTAAGCGAAAGGTTGCCCGGGCCGGCATTTTTTCGGATATGCGAAAAAATCGCCACTTTGAAACCCCGATTGAAAAGAAAAAGCGCAAGACCATCGCTCGCCAGAAGCAGCGACGTTGGGGTTCAAAGCGCTAAACGCTCAACCCTGATTCAGAGTCTGTAGTCCAGTGATCAGCTGATGCAGGTGATAGGGCTTATGGGTAGCCATAACCGTAATTCGTAGTCGGCTTGTGGGCACTGTGGGCGGGCGTACTGCTGCCACCCATAGCCCAGCTGACTGTAGGTGTTGGTTAGCCGTCAGAATTGCCTCTGCTGACGCACCCTCTAGGCAAATAATGGGCGAAGCCGAAGGCAATCGCCGCAGCCCAAAGGGAGCTGCTGCTGGCTCTGTCAAGATTTGATCAATTTGTTGAATCAAGTGATTCACCTGGTGCCAGAGCATTTCGCGGCGCCAGGTTTCTTGCTGAATAATTTTCACTGCCGCTAGGGCCGCCGCTGTATCCGCTGGCGATAGACCCGTAGTGTAAATCCAACTGGGGGCGCGGTTGCGGAGGAAGTCAATGAGTACAGCAGACCCGGCTACATTGCCCCCTAGGCTGCCCAGAGCCTTACTGAGAGTACCGACTGTGACTAAGGGGCGTCCGGTACATCCTAGGTGCTCTACGGCCCCCGAGCCGCACTTGCCAAAAACTCCTGTGCCATGGGCCTCATCCACCAGCACCATCGCGTGGTAGTTCTCCGCTAGGTCAAGAATGGCCGCCAGCGGGCACAGGTCGCCATCCATACTAAATACACTGTCGGTGGTAATCAAACAGCGGCGATGGCGATCGCGATACAGCTTCAGCAATTCCTCCAGGTGGGCAACGTCACCATGGCGGTAGTCTAGGGCGGTGGCACCGCTAACTTTGCCCCCTGACTTGAGGCTGGAGTGGTTGTACTCGTCGCCTAAGATCAGGTCTGGGCTACCGACTAGGGCCGCGATCGCCCCCATGTTGGCCAGATAGCCCGAGCTAAAGACAATCGCATCTTCAGTGCCCTTGAGAGCAGCGATCGCCTGCTCTAGCTCCCTATGCAACTCCCGGTGGCCGCTGAGCAATCGGGAGCCGGTGCTGCCAGTGCCGTAGGTCTGAATGGCGGCGATCGCCGCCTCCGCCAGCCGAGGATCGCTGGCTAGTCCCAGATAGTCGTTGCTGGCAAAGTTGATTAGAGTTTGCCCCTGCCGCTGCACCACGGCCCCGGTCATGCCATCGACAGCCGCTACGGTTCGATAGCGGTGGGCGCGGTGCAGGGCTGCCAAAGATTTATCTAGCCAAACGTAGGGGTCGGTACCCATAGACGAGCGATTACATCGTTAGACTTTGCTGCGATAGTGCGGTCATGCGCTGATGGCGACGGCGCTGCCAAATTTTAGGAATGACGCGCATACGGCGTTTGAAGGTGTTCCACTCCTCCGCACTCAGCGCAATCTGCTGCCACGCTGGTCGAGCGAGCAGCCGTTTAGACCAGTGACTCAATCGAGGATAATCGGCCAGCGCCACTCCCAGATCCGGTACCCTGTGAACTACAGTTCCAGCAACGACTTCTGCCAGCGTAAATTGCTCGCCCGCGAAATAGCAGCCGTCACCCAGCAAATTTTCCAGAAAACTCAGCGTATTCCTGACCCGTAGCTGAGCATATTCTATTTCAGCCGATTTTTGGTCCGAGCGCTCGTTGTCAATCAGCAGCTTAAAGACCCCCGGCAGCAGTTCGTTAAGCGTCAGCATCTGCACCATGCGAACCCTAGCTAAAGCCGTTGCATCCCTGGGCAACAACGCCATATCGGGATAGCGAGCTTCTAAATAATCCAAAATCGCCATCGACTCAATAACGCGTAAATCACCATCTTCCAAAACCGGCACATGGCCCAAGGGATTAACAGCCAAAAAC from Leptolyngbya subtilissima AS-A7 encodes the following:
- a CDS encoding RNA recognition motif domain-containing protein, coding for MSIYVGNLAFSATQDQITEVFAEYGAVSRVSLPTDRETGRPRGFAFVEMESEADEDKAIEALDGAEWMGRDLKVNKARPRESRGGGGGGGGGGWNNSRGR
- the rpsU gene encoding 30S ribosomal protein S21, whose amino-acid sequence is MAQVVLGEDENIESALRRFKRKVARAGIFSDMRKNRHFETPIEKKKRKTIARQKQRRWGSKR
- the bioF gene encoding 8-amino-7-oxononanoate synthase, giving the protein MGTDPYVWLDKSLAALHRAHRYRTVAAVDGMTGAVVQRQGQTLINFASNDYLGLASDPRLAEAAIAAIQTYGTGSTGSRLLSGHRELHRELEQAIAALKGTEDAIVFSSGYLANMGAIAALVGSPDLILGDEYNHSSLKSGGKVSGATALDYRHGDVAHLEELLKLYRDRHRRCLITTDSVFSMDGDLCPLAAILDLAENYHAMVLVDEAHGTGVFGKCGSGAVEHLGCTGRPLVTVGTLSKALGSLGGNVAGSAVLIDFLRNRAPSWIYTTGLSPADTAAALAAVKIIQQETWRREMLWHQVNHLIQQIDQILTEPAAAPFGLRRLPSASPIICLEGASAEAILTANQHLQSAGLWVAAVRPPTVPTSRLRITVMATHKPYHLHQLITGLQTLNQG
- a CDS encoding glutathione S-transferase family protein, whose amino-acid sequence is MLKLYYARPSVYARPVWLALIEKQLPFELAPVDLSGKQFEPEFLAVNPLGHVPVLEDGDLRVIESMAILDYLEARYPDMALLPRDATALARVRMVQMLTLNELLPGVFKLLIDNERSDQKSAEIEYAQLRVRNTLSFLENLLGDGCYFAGEQFTLAEVVAGTVVHRVPDLGVALADYPRLSHWSKRLLARPAWQQIALSAEEWNTFKRRMRVIPKIWQRRRHQRMTALSQQSLTM